The following are from one region of the Mauremys reevesii isolate NIE-2019 linkage group 2, ASM1616193v1, whole genome shotgun sequence genome:
- the LOC120396960 gene encoding uncharacterized protein LOC120396960, with product MLTPGLGSEPRIRYNRAEKKIVETEKLQPRSFNSHPHLSLGPPDGMRQLSSEFASRNQLRTSCPPLKKSSAEAARNHDKPGKSEGRDTTLNLQTYQAAGSRADGVMLKTHDGKSIAEMAVKKKPSLLPRVTFLKEDGQGFSWVKAGGGKGELREGKKKLGFMEGNVVRAPKGKQGSRVSEKVAVFQQSKPRLESKNVPAISPLALVPVKPPARGSFISHSKVLRGTNWASTIAVQADALSTAKLLPKDEKLSVTRSTKGLFNEGNINLSLEIAESVPEIIVNLPELTLSTSSNTQDQQHPEDTGSGPLASHVLGEAETQSVPNMVPECGAGSYISSQHKPEAQIHPAEHDAVNGNETTCLPSKATTSYTVAGSPELGVLVPLLQTAEQVNEDAKTDSQEFSGNLMPLTYEANVQGCGEDLKSPGAEVEKVKKMQPESKECYEFMAHIPGHISQESKPEGRAISSAGQAGRTNDQTGPYLPEIESQNAYDPLVNSPQGDIFIDNVKLSTRDISGSMDTHLNAASTTGISHEKPSSSEDTKLKSKGQEDTLGQSILHISEPLGKKLEAFRSNEIADQPETHLAGNGNMDVKPQYESESHGTASAPQGMGTRNGHARKDTLAKASSLGKNPFARLFASENKGSTSKKALAGKKKSTKPQSALVTLFDYSSNKERNPKESLTKPSPKLSEQTNNGDQQEPSQTGNFSSQSRQEVNKREDASDAVTQIERAEAAPQDSPQNSGYHVGDGLSESFPHLDSTEVLGSNVLLLTPGADSLNNARNLHEAPLEFHDQPDLNMQTAQQGDANCSSLIPSRDSHEESLATKEGRQLSMGPTAAADTRLSLTNEGKHYDTCLHKMENMAGLDDQDSKIKTGTFSTFSQLGASHKEIDLPLEDRDLLESTTLLLSAGASNLKSTSKNFPGISVKDIQCPADSDMQNLQVKDQPSSNLNSSALYNTSPWQRNDPQLLLKPSSPLLMEEDRLDIDDTHGNRNSELLQQFDLDSKFQVDRDDPFGLGLDTRQPTTDHLHAWGDNFQPMATSTPHISEPLNDILDTLNTEATVALQQALMTVEECVQAPDLP from the coding sequence ATGCTAACACCAGGCCTCGGATCAGAGCCCAGGATTAGATATAACAGGGCAGAAAAGAAAATTGTGGAGACAGAGAAACTGCAACCCAGATCCTTTAATTCACATCCACATCTAAGCTTGGGGCCACCTGATGGAATGAGACAGCTGAGCAGTGAGTTTGCCTCGAGAAACCAGCTGAGAACTAGCTGTCCGCCTTTGAAAAAAAGCTCTGCAGAGGCAGCCAGAAACCATGACAAACCTGGAAAGAGTGAGGGGCGAGACACTACATTGAATTTACAAACCTACcaggctgcaggcagcagagcagaTGGGGTTATGCTCAAGACACATGATGGAAAATCAATAGCAGAAATGGCTGTGAAAAAGAAACCGAGCCTGTTACCTAGGGTCACCTTTCTAAAGGAGGACGGGCAAGGTTTTTCCTGGGTTAAAGCAGGGGGTGGGAAAGGAGAGCTCAGAGAGGGTAAAAAGAAGCTGGGGTTCATGGAGGGAAACGTGGTGAGAGCTCCGAAAGGAAAGCAAGGGAGCAGAGTATCAGAGAAAGTTGCTGTGTTCCAGCAGAGTAAACCCAGACTGGAGAGTAAGAATGTTCCTGCCATCTCGCCGTTAGCCCTGGTGCCTGTGAAACCTCCTGCCCGTGGTTCATTCATCTCCCATTCAAAAGTATTAAGAGGTACTAATTGGGCATCTACAATAGCTGTTCAGGCTGATGCTCTCTCTACTGCAAAACTCCTGCCAAAGGATGAGAAGCTTAGTGTAACTCGCTCCACCAAGGGCCTGTTTAATGAAGGAAACATAAACCTTAGCCTAGAGATAGCTGAATCTGTTCCCGAAATTATAGTTAATTTGCCTGAATTGACTCTATCCACGAGTTCCAATACACAGGACCAGCAGCATCCCGAGGATACTGGGAGTGGCCCACTGGCCTCTCACGTACTAGGAGAAGCTGAGACACAAAGCGTTCCAAACATGGTACCAGAATGCGGAGCAGGGAGCTACATTTCTTCCCAGCATAAGCCTGAAGCTCAGATACATCCAGCTGAACATGATGCTGTCAATGGCAATGAAACAACTTGCCTCCCCAGTAAGGCAACGACATCTTACACAGTGGCTGGTTCACCAGAGCTGGGAGTTTTGGTGCCATTACTCCAGACAGCTGAGCAGGTGAATGAGGATGCAAAGACAGACAGCCAAGAGTTCTCTGGAAACCTAATGCCACTAACTTATGAGGCAAATGTGCAGGGATGTGGAGAAGACCTCAAAAGCCCTGGGGCAGAGGttgagaaggtgaaaaaaatgcagcCAGAGAGCAAAGAGTGTTACGAATTTATGGCGCATATTCCTGGACATATCTCTCAGGAAAGCAAGCCAGAAGGAAGAGCCATCTCTTCAGCTGGACAGGCAGGGAGAACAAATGATCAAACTGGGCCCTACTTACCAGAAATAGAATCTCAAAATGCGTATGATCCCCTAGTAAATAGCCCACAAGGGGATATTTTCATAGATAATGTTAAATTATCTACTAGGGACATTTCAGGATCAATGGACACACATCTGAATGCAGCCAGCACTACTGGGATCTCACATGAGAAGCCCAGCAGCTCAGAAGATACTAAACTCAAGTCAAAGGGTCAAGAGGACACTTTGGGACAGAGCATCCTCCACATTTCTGAGCCACTGGGCAAAAAGTTAGAAGCTTTCAGATCTAATGAAATAGCAGACCAACCTGAAACTCACCTAGCAGGAAATGGGAACATGGATGTGAAACCCCAATATGAAAGTGAGTCACATGGAACTGCTAGTGCTCCCCAAGGCATGGGGACTAGAAATGGTCATGCCAGGAAAGATACACTTGCAAAAGCTTCCAGCCTTGGGAAAAATCCCTTTGCTAGGCTTTTTGCTTCCGAAAATAAAGGCAGCACCTCAAAGAAAGCACTTGCGGGGAAAAAGAAATCCACTAAGCCCCAGTCTGCCTTGGTGACGTTATTTGACTATTCCTCAAATAAAGAAAGGAATCCAAAGGAAAGTCTTACAAAACCTTCGCCAAAACTTTCAGAGCAAACAAACAATGGAGATCAGCAGGAACCTTCCCAGACTGGAAACTTCTCAAGCCAGTCAAGGCAAGAGGTCAACAAGAGAGAGGATGCATCAGATGCTGTTACTCAGATCGAAAGAGCAGAGGCAGCCCCACAAGATTCACCGCAGAATTCAGGGTACCACGTGGGAGATGGACTAAGTGAAAGTTTTCCACATTTAGACAGCACTGAAGTCTTAGGGTCCAATGTGCTTTTGTTGACTCCTGGTGCAGACAGTTTGAATAATGCTAGAAATTTACATGAGGCACCTCTTGAATTTCATGACCAACCTGATTTAAATATGCAAACTGCACAACAGGGTGATGCCAATTGCTCATCTTTGATTCCATCAAGGGACTCTCACGAAGAATCTCTAGCAACCAAGGAAGGCAGACAGCTTTCTATGGGACCGACAGCTGCAGCAGACACTAGACTGAGTCTGACCAATGAAGGAAAGCATTATGACACATGTCTACATAAAATGGAAAACATGGCTGGTTTGGATGATCAAGATTCAAAGATCAAGACTGGAACCTTTTCTACATTCAGTCAGTTAGGAGCGTCACACAAAGAAATTGACCTTCCCTTAGAAGACAGAGATCTTTTAGAGTCCACTACACTTTTGTTGTCTGCAGGGGCCAGTAATTTAAAAAGCACAAGCAAAAACTTTCCTGGCATCAGTGTCAAAGATATCCAATGCCCAGCTGATTCAGACATGCAAAATTTGCAAGTGAAGGATCAACCTTCCTCCAATTTAAATTCCTCAGCATTATACAATACAAGTCCATGGCAGAGAAATGACCCTCAGCTGTTACTAAAACCCAGCTCCCCTCTCCTGATGGAAGAAGACCGTTTAGATATTGACGATACTCATGGAAATCGGAACTCTGAGCTGTTACAGCAGTTTGATCTAGACTCCAAGTTTCAGGTGGATAGAGATGATCCTTTTGGACTGGGTCTCGACACTAGACAACCAACTACTGATCATCTGCATGCTTGGGGAGACAACTTTCAACCAATGGCCACATCTACTCCCCACATTTCTGAGCCCCTTAATGATATCCTGGATACCTTGAATACTGAGGCAACAGTAGCACTCCAGCAAGCACTGATGACAGTGGAAGAGTGTGTACAAGCACCAGATCTTCCATAG